CGTGCTGCGTGCCTGCGAGCAGATCAAGCTGGAGCTGCGCCAGCGCATCGAGTGGTACCAGAAGGAAGGCAAGCTGGTGGAGGCGCAACGCATCGAACAGCGCACCCGCTTCGACCTGGAAATGCTGTACGAGATGGGCTTCTGCAAGGGCATCGAGAACTACTCGCGCCACTTTTCCGGTCGTGCGCCGGGCGATGCGCCGCCGACGCTGATCGATTACTTGCCGAAGAACGCGCTGATGTTCATCGACGAGAGCCACGTCACCGTGTCGCAGGTCGGCGCGATGTACAAGGGCGATGCCGCGCGTAAGCAGAACCTGGTCGAGTACGGCTTCCGCCTGCCGTCGGCGGCGGACAACCGGCCGCTGAAATTCCACGAGTTCGAGCGCCTGCTGCCGCAGACCATCTTCGTGTCCGCCACCCCGGCGGACTACGAGACCACGCATGCCGGCCAGGTGGTGGAGCAGGTGGTGCGGCCAACCGGCCTGGTGGACCCGGAGATTGAGATCCGGCCGGTGGCGACACAGGTCGATGATCTCTTGTCGGAAATTCGCCTGCGCATGGACCGCAACGAGCGGGTGCTGGTGACCACGCTGACCAAGCGCATGGCGGAGCAGCTGGCCGACTACTACACCGAGCACGGGCTGAAGGTGCGCTATCTGCACTCCGATATCGACACCGTGGAGCGGGTGGAGATCATCCGCGACCTGCGGCTGGGTATGTTCGACGTGCTGATCGGCATCAACCTGCTGCGCGAGGGGCTGGATATTCCGGAGGTGTCGCTGGTGGCGATTCTGGACGCCGACAAGGAAGGCTTTTTGCGCAGCGAGCGCAGCCTGATTCAAACCATCGGCCGTGCCGCACGTAATTTGCAGGGTCGTGCCATTCTTTATGCTGATAAAATTACCAATAGCATGAAGCGGGCCATTGATGAAACCGAGCGTCGCCGAAATAAACAATTGGCATTTAATGAAGCCAACGGTATTGTGCCGCAGGGCATCAACAAGAAAGTGCGTGATCTGATCGACGGCGTTTACGGCGATAATGCCGGTATCGGAAAGCGCAAGAGCGCGCTGTCGACGGTGGTACTCGATGAAAAAGCTCTGGCCAAGGAAATCAAGCGCATCGAAAAGGAAATGCTGGAAGCGGCGCGCAATCTCGAATTCGAAAAAGCGGCCAACCTGCGTGACCAGTTGAAAGTGTTAAAAGAACAAGCCTGGATCAATCCGCTGTAATCATGAAAAACAAAACCCTGCCGTCTGCCCGTTTCCGGGTGCTGTTCGTGTGCACCGGCAACATCTGTCGCTCGCCGACCGCGCACGCCATCCTCGCACGTGACGTTGGCCGCGCCGGTCTGGCGGCGCAGATCGCGGTCGACTCCGCCGGGACTTCGGCCTGGCATGCCGGCGAAGCGGCGGATCCGCGCACGGTAGCGGCGGCGCTGCGCCACGGTGTCGACATGAGCGCGTTGCGGGCACGGCCTTTCCGGCCGCAAGACTGGCAGCAGTTTGATCTGATCCTAGTTGCCGGTTACGATCATTTGGCACAATTGCGGCGGCAGATGCCGGCTGACTGGCCGGGAGAGCTGGCACTGATGCTGGCGGATGCCGAGGTGCCGGATCCCTACTATGGCGAGGAGGCCGGTTTTGAAGCGGTGTTTGCCTTGCTGGAGCAGGCGTCGCGCAACTGGCTGGACAAGGCCAGGGCGAAGTTGCCTGCGATATAACAAAACCTGACGCTGCGCCCGGGCGCCGCCAAAAGGGGAAAACATGGTCATGCCGCGTAAAGAAGGGCTGGATTTCAAGCCGCTGGAAGTCGCGCCCAGTCACACTGCCGACGCCATCCTGCCGCGCCAGCCTGGCCGGCTGGCACTGGGGCGCCAGGCGGTCATCGCCATCGGGTCGTCCACCGGTGGCACTGAAGCGTTGCGGGTGTTGCTGACCGCGCTGCCGGAGCAGATGCCGCCGATCATCATCACCCAGCACATGCCGGAAATGTTCACCAAGTCCTTTGCCGCGCGGCTGGATTCGCTGTGCAAGCTGCGGGTCAAGGAAGCGGAAGACGGCGAGCGCTTGCAGCCGGGCGTGGTCTATATTGCGCCGGGCCATTCCCACCTGCTGATCAAGCCGGCCAGCACTATCGGCTACGCCATCAGCCTGCACCAGGGGCCGCCGGTCAACCGCCACAAGCCGTCGGTGGACGTGATGTTCCGCGCTGCGGCCAACGTTATCGGCCGCAATGCCATCGGCGTGATCCTGACCGGTATGGGGCGCGATGGCGCCTCCGGCATGGGGGAGCTGAAAGAAGCGGGCGCCCACAATATCGCGCAGGATGAGGCGTCCTGCGTGGTGTTCGGCATGCCGAAGGAGGCCATCGCCCTCGGCGGCGCCCATGAAGTGCTGCCACTCAACAATATTGCCGCGCGCCTGATCGCGCTGTGCAGCCAGCGCCAGCATCAGGACTAAGCTGTTGTCCGGCGGCTGGCCCTGTCCTGTCATGAATTACATCGGTTACCCATGAAATATTTGCCTGTCCTGGTTGTGGAAGATGATGCCGACCTGCGCGAAGCGCTGGTCGATACCCTGGTGCTGTCCGGTTACGCGGTGCTGGAGGCGGCGGATGGCCAGTCGGCCTTGCAGGTGTTGCGCGACAACGCGGTCGGACTGGTGGTGTCGGATGCGCAGATGCAGCCGATGGACGGCTACACCCTGTTCCAGCAGGTCAAGGCCACCTATCCGGCTTTGCCCTTCGTGCTGATGACCGCCTATGGCGTGATCGAGCGTGCGATTGACCTGCTGCGTGCCGGCGCCAGCCACTACCTGCTGAAACCGTTCGAGCCGCAGCAGCTGATTGCCGAGGTGGAAAAATACCTGCTGCCGGAGCCGGAAGGCGACGCGGAACTGCTGGCCTATTCCGCGCCGATGAAACGCTTGCTGGCCATCGCGCGGCAGGTGGCGCCCAGCGACGCCAGCGTGCTGATCAGCGGCCCCAGTGGTGCCGGCAAGGAGGTGCTGGCCCGCTTCATCCACCGCCACTCGCGGCGCAGCGCGGCGCCGTTCGTCGCCGTCAACTGCGCGGCGATCCCCGACAACCTGCTGGAATCGACCCTGTTCGGTCACGAGAAGGGCGCCTTCACCGGTGCGGCCAACGTGCTGCCCGGCAAGTTCGAACAGGCGCAGGGCGGTACCATCCTGCTCGATGAAATCACTGAAATGCCGCTGCCCTTGCAGGCCAAGCTGTTGCGCGTGCTGCAGGAGCGCGAAGTGGAGCGCGTCGGCGGCACGCGCACCATCAAGCTGGACATCCGCGTGCTGGCCACCAGCAACCGTGAGGTGCAAGAAGAAGTCGCGGCCGGCCGCTTCCGCGAAGACCTGTTTTTCCGCCTCAATGTATTCCCGCTGGCGGTGCCGGCGCTGGGAGAGCGCACCGAAGATATTTTGCCGCTGGCGCGAAAATTGCTCGATAAGCACGCTAATGCCGTTTCCAAGCCGCGTCTGACCCTGGGCAAGGACGCGGAGCGTGAATTGACGGCCTATAGTTGGGAAGGTAACATCCGCGAGCTGGATAATGTGATGCAGCGGGCGGCAATTCTTGCCGCCGGGCCGGAAGTTTCTGCCGTCGATCTGATGCTGTCGCCATCGGCGATGGTGCTGCCGGTGGCAACGGACAGCGCCGTTGACGAATCCGACCTGGGTATGAAGGCGGTGGAGAAACGTCACATTCTTGATGCGCTGCAGGCGTGCGGGGGCGTCAAGAAACTGGCTGCAGAGCGCCTTGGCATTAGCGAAAGGACGTTGCGCTACAAGTTGCAGCGTTATCGTGAAGAAGACGCCGGTCCGGTTTGATGCCGCCGGCCTCACTGCAAGAGGTTACTATGT
The nucleotide sequence above comes from Vogesella indigofera. Encoded proteins:
- the uvrB gene encoding excinuclease ABC subunit UvrB, which gives rise to MNIVFPESPFHLHQPFPPAGDQPTAIASLVEGLDDGLSFQTLLGVTGSGKTFTMANVIARTGRPAIIMAHNKTLAAQLYAEMREFFPENAVEYFVSYYDYYQPEAYVPSRDLFIEKDSSINEHIEQMRLSATKSILERPDCIIVATVSAIYGIGDPAEYHQMILHLKEGETIAQRDIIARLVTMQYDRADVDFSRGGFRVRGDVIDIFPAESAELAVRVSMFDDEIETLILFDPLTGATKQRVGRFTVYPGSHYVTPRDTVLRACEQIKLELRQRIEWYQKEGKLVEAQRIEQRTRFDLEMLYEMGFCKGIENYSRHFSGRAPGDAPPTLIDYLPKNALMFIDESHVTVSQVGAMYKGDAARKQNLVEYGFRLPSAADNRPLKFHEFERLLPQTIFVSATPADYETTHAGQVVEQVVRPTGLVDPEIEIRPVATQVDDLLSEIRLRMDRNERVLVTTLTKRMAEQLADYYTEHGLKVRYLHSDIDTVERVEIIRDLRLGMFDVLIGINLLREGLDIPEVSLVAILDADKEGFLRSERSLIQTIGRAARNLQGRAILYADKITNSMKRAIDETERRRNKQLAFNEANGIVPQGINKKVRDLIDGVYGDNAGIGKRKSALSTVVLDEKALAKEIKRIEKEMLEAARNLEFEKAANLRDQLKVLKEQAWINPL
- a CDS encoding low molecular weight protein-tyrosine-phosphatase; this encodes MKNKTLPSARFRVLFVCTGNICRSPTAHAILARDVGRAGLAAQIAVDSAGTSAWHAGEAADPRTVAAALRHGVDMSALRARPFRPQDWQQFDLILVAGYDHLAQLRRQMPADWPGELALMLADAEVPDPYYGEEAGFEAVFALLEQASRNWLDKARAKLPAI
- a CDS encoding chemotaxis protein CheB, which produces MPRKEGLDFKPLEVAPSHTADAILPRQPGRLALGRQAVIAIGSSTGGTEALRVLLTALPEQMPPIIITQHMPEMFTKSFAARLDSLCKLRVKEAEDGERLQPGVVYIAPGHSHLLIKPASTIGYAISLHQGPPVNRHKPSVDVMFRAAANVIGRNAIGVILTGMGRDGASGMGELKEAGAHNIAQDEASCVVFGMPKEAIALGGAHEVLPLNNIAARLIALCSQRQHQD
- a CDS encoding sigma-54-dependent transcriptional regulator; amino-acid sequence: MKYLPVLVVEDDADLREALVDTLVLSGYAVLEAADGQSALQVLRDNAVGLVVSDAQMQPMDGYTLFQQVKATYPALPFVLMTAYGVIERAIDLLRAGASHYLLKPFEPQQLIAEVEKYLLPEPEGDAELLAYSAPMKRLLAIARQVAPSDASVLISGPSGAGKEVLARFIHRHSRRSAAPFVAVNCAAIPDNLLESTLFGHEKGAFTGAANVLPGKFEQAQGGTILLDEITEMPLPLQAKLLRVLQEREVERVGGTRTIKLDIRVLATSNREVQEEVAAGRFREDLFFRLNVFPLAVPALGERTEDILPLARKLLDKHANAVSKPRLTLGKDAERELTAYSWEGNIRELDNVMQRAAILAAGPEVSAVDLMLSPSAMVLPVATDSAVDESDLGMKAVEKRHILDALQACGGVKKLAAERLGISERTLRYKLQRYREEDAGPV